The following are from one region of the Phormidium sp. PBR-2020 genome:
- the eno gene encoding phosphopyruvate hydratase: MFVSDTTIESIEAWEILDSRGRPTVEAQVRLVNGAIGVAKVPSGASTGTFEAHELRDGDPHRYNGKGVLKAVENIIDKIAPELVDKVDGLNQLEVDGAMLYRDGSDNKANLGANAILAVSLATAHACASALELPLYRYLGGPLANLLPVPMMNVINGGEHAANNIDFQEYMIVPVGAPSFKEALRWGSEVFTSLSKVLDEKGLLTGVGDEGGFAPNLESNTAAAELLVDAIQRAGYTPGEQVALALDVAASEFYSDGQYTYDGASRSPAELIDYLAGLVENYPIVSIEDGLHEEDWDNWKLLTERLGGRCQLVGDDLFVTNKTRLQTGIEQSAGNSILIKVNQIGSLSETLETIDLATRNGFRSVISHRSGETEDTTIADLAVATRAGQIKTGSLCRSERIAKYNRLLRIESELGDRAVYAGTVGMGPGATA, from the coding sequence ATGTTTGTATCTGACACCACCATCGAGTCCATTGAAGCCTGGGAAATCCTCGACTCCCGAGGACGGCCCACCGTAGAAGCCCAAGTTCGCCTCGTCAATGGAGCCATCGGCGTCGCCAAAGTCCCCAGTGGCGCCTCCACCGGAACCTTTGAAGCCCACGAACTCCGTGACGGGGACCCCCACCGCTACAACGGCAAAGGTGTCCTCAAAGCCGTCGAGAACATCATCGACAAAATCGCCCCGGAACTCGTCGACAAAGTCGATGGCCTCAACCAACTCGAAGTTGACGGAGCCATGCTCTATCGCGACGGTTCCGACAACAAAGCCAACCTCGGCGCCAACGCCATCCTCGCCGTCTCCCTCGCCACCGCTCACGCCTGCGCCAGCGCCCTAGAATTACCCCTCTACCGCTACCTCGGCGGTCCCCTCGCTAACCTCCTCCCCGTTCCCATGATGAACGTCATCAACGGGGGAGAACACGCCGCCAACAACATCGACTTTCAGGAATACATGATTGTCCCCGTGGGCGCACCCTCCTTTAAAGAAGCCCTGCGCTGGGGGTCAGAAGTCTTTACCTCCCTCAGCAAAGTCCTCGACGAAAAAGGTCTCCTCACCGGCGTTGGCGACGAAGGTGGCTTTGCCCCTAACCTAGAGTCCAACACCGCCGCCGCTGAACTCCTCGTCGATGCCATCCAACGGGCTGGCTACACCCCCGGCGAGCAAGTAGCCCTAGCCCTCGATGTCGCCGCCAGTGAGTTCTATAGCGACGGCCAATACACCTATGACGGCGCCAGCCGTTCCCCCGCCGAACTCATTGACTATCTCGCCGGCCTAGTCGAGAACTATCCCATCGTCTCCATTGAAGATGGACTCCATGAAGAAGATTGGGACAACTGGAAACTGCTCACCGAACGCCTCGGAGGACGCTGTCAGCTCGTCGGGGATGACCTGTTTGTCACCAACAAAACTCGCCTACAGACTGGGATTGAGCAATCAGCCGGCAACTCCATTCTCATTAAAGTCAACCAAATCGGCTCCCTCAGCGAAACCCTCGAAACCATCGACTTAGCCACCCGCAATGGCTTCCGCTCAGTGATTAGCCACCGTTCCGGGGAAACCGAAGACACCACCATCGCCGACTTAGCCGTCGCCACTCGCGCCGGACAAATCAAAACCGGTTCCCTCTGTCGTAGCGAACGGATTGCTAAATACAACCGTTTACTGCGTATTGAGAGTGAACTCGGCGATCGCGCCGTCTATGCCGGAACCGTCGGCATGGGCCCCGGTGCAACCGCCTAG
- a CDS encoding type II toxin-antitoxin system HicA family toxin yields the protein MTLPFLRRHRRLLLYSLGRLSLISITAVSIATISNWANYRHYSKGTMFRVETVDFNLLSHSLPTKLSYLLIENQAQEIQTTLESNYGRFGLVVTDCTSDRPDCPNQTILHQSPQTPTVSPADLENHPFDLLRDPPPLFAESTYRQPDDTDPIATGQTNPGDIIGRVYYLRHRPPTFIDDYRGWLLNPLQLSGSRFIYLLTTIFFLTGGVMTWALIEIILYSQRKKRQELQRDAQTLKQQLESQLQQIPKLLQERELARRELDSYRDKQQQQTQDLQSLISDYETQLAEFEEQQQASVETLQQLEQELATVIESQTEAQEQIQERERNIAQLKKAQQEKDQQQRERTQVLEQLREDLHIAQARAAKAQQETEKLNQIIADLTGDRNLAQQQYQDLKQQLDQDVDNPGFKKALETSRQELERVQQQAQERELEVLQENEYLKEELEQIIEDNQEFEMYALEQNELLEQEKSKLTQQNLELQANKIYIENRIHQLEMLEEAIKNSDPEDRETQAQIHRLIFSEMPHVSGQRIINALKKIGFTETHTTGSHAHLKKTETHTCIVPVHPDLPPGTLKHILKDARVSIEELKEHL from the coding sequence ATGACCCTTCCCTTTCTGCGCCGCCATCGTCGTCTTCTCCTCTATAGCCTCGGTCGATTGAGCCTGATTAGTATCACCGCCGTCAGTATCGCCACCATCTCCAATTGGGCCAATTATCGCCACTACTCGAAGGGAACGATGTTTCGGGTAGAAACCGTGGACTTCAACCTTTTAAGCCATAGCTTACCCACCAAACTCTCCTATCTGCTGATTGAAAACCAAGCCCAAGAAATTCAAACCACCCTAGAGAGTAACTACGGACGATTTGGTTTAGTTGTTACAGATTGTACCAGCGATCGCCCCGACTGTCCCAACCAAACCATCCTCCATCAGTCCCCCCAAACTCCCACCGTTTCTCCCGCAGACTTAGAAAATCATCCCTTCGATCTACTACGAGATCCGCCGCCACTCTTCGCCGAATCAACCTATCGCCAACCCGACGACACAGACCCGATCGCCACAGGACAAACCAATCCCGGAGACATCATCGGACGCGTCTATTATCTTCGTCACCGTCCCCCCACATTTATTGACGATTATCGCGGCTGGCTCCTCAATCCCCTCCAACTCAGCGGTTCTCGTTTTATTTACCTCTTAACCACCATTTTTTTTCTCACCGGTGGGGTCATGACTTGGGCCCTGATCGAGATTATTCTCTATAGTCAACGCAAAAAACGCCAAGAACTGCAACGAGATGCCCAAACCCTCAAACAGCAGCTCGAAAGCCAACTCCAACAAATTCCTAAACTCCTGCAAGAACGGGAACTCGCTCGCCGCGAACTCGACTCCTACCGAGACAAGCAGCAACAGCAAACCCAAGACTTGCAGAGCTTAATTAGCGACTATGAAACCCAACTCGCTGAATTTGAAGAACAGCAGCAAGCCAGCGTCGAAACCCTCCAACAATTAGAGCAAGAGTTAGCCACAGTCATCGAGTCCCAAACCGAGGCCCAAGAGCAAATCCAGGAACGGGAACGCAACATCGCCCAGCTCAAAAAAGCCCAACAGGAAAAAGACCAACAGCAACGGGAACGAACCCAAGTTTTAGAACAGTTGCGCGAGGATTTACACATCGCTCAAGCCAGAGCGGCTAAAGCCCAACAGGAAACCGAAAAACTCAATCAGATTATTGCCGATCTCACCGGCGATCGCAACCTCGCCCAACAGCAATATCAAGACCTCAAACAACAACTCGACCAGGACGTTGATAATCCCGGCTTCAAAAAAGCCCTCGAAACCTCCCGCCAAGAATTAGAACGAGTGCAACAACAAGCTCAAGAACGAGAACTTGAAGTTCTGCAAGAAAATGAATATCTCAAAGAAGAACTCGAACAAATCATCGAAGATAATCAAGAATTTGAAATGTATGCCCTCGAACAAAATGAACTCTTAGAACAAGAAAAATCAAAGCTCACCCAGCAAAATCTTGAACTACAAGCCAATAAAATCTACATTGAAAACCGAATTCATCAACTCGAAATGCTCGAAGAAGCCATCAAAAATAGCGACCCCGAAGACCGAGAAACACAAGCCCAAATTCATCGCTTAATCTTTTCAGAAATGCCCCACGTCTCAGGGCAACGAATCATTAACGCCCTCAAAAAAATAGGATTTACCGAAACCCATACCACCGGCAGCCATGCCCATCTCAAAAAAACCGAAACCCATACCTGTATTGTTCCCGTGCATCCTGACTTACCCCCCGGAACCCTTAAACATATCCTCAAAGATGCCCGAGTCAGCATCGAAGAACTCAAAGAGCATCTCTGA
- a CDS encoding response regulator transcription factor, with amino-acid sequence MSDKLLLVDDEPGLREAVQAYLSQSGFTVEVATNGQEGLDKLQQDIPDLVITDIMMPEVDGYQLLKQMREDPRLKSIPVVFLTARGMTSDRIQGYQARCDAYISKPFDPDELVAVVENLLARRSNATEGFEEGETPDIATLARQIQEIKELLTHKSAIPQKSDPVQIDLTPREESVLELVAQGLMNKEIASRLETSVRNVEKYVSRLFSKTGTNSRTELVRYALENGLTD; translated from the coding sequence ATGTCAGATAAACTGTTATTGGTCGATGATGAACCCGGACTGCGGGAGGCGGTGCAAGCCTATCTCTCGCAAAGTGGCTTTACGGTAGAGGTGGCCACCAATGGCCAGGAGGGGTTGGATAAACTCCAGCAAGACATCCCCGATTTGGTCATTACCGATATCATGATGCCGGAGGTGGATGGCTACCAACTCCTCAAGCAAATGCGGGAAGATCCTCGCCTCAAGTCGATTCCCGTGGTCTTTTTGACGGCCCGGGGGATGACGAGCGATCGCATCCAAGGCTATCAGGCCCGCTGTGATGCGTATATCTCCAAACCCTTCGACCCCGATGAACTGGTGGCGGTGGTGGAAAACCTCCTGGCCCGTCGTTCCAATGCAACGGAAGGCTTTGAGGAGGGAGAAACCCCGGATATCGCCACTCTGGCCCGACAAATCCAGGAAATTAAGGAGTTATTGACTCACAAGAGTGCAATTCCCCAGAAAAGCGATCCGGTTCAGATTGACTTAACGCCTCGGGAGGAGAGTGTGTTGGAACTGGTGGCCCAAGGGTTGATGAATAAGGAAATCGCCAGTCGCCTGGAAACCAGTGTCCGCAATGTGGAGAAGTATGTGAGTCGTCTGTTTAGTAAGACGGGAACCAATAGCCGCACGGAGTTGGTTCGCTATGCGTTGGAGAATGGCTTGACGGATTAG
- a CDS encoding M50 family metallopeptidase yields MVTSSRQNRSPQTDIAPDWICPDLRPYWQLAKVKQDTRVVLRCPETGQRHVFSEWEGFALRYFQGKYSVKNVQERCQGEFSLVDSQLVGHLIRKLIHKGILALDQIPPGNGPRLKACVQWIDHPDGYWVLRNTEDGTYLQVSHRDQQAIAARVGEGPPESRPISRPKWQQLLQMLGSTGMLEGTERQKPPKGKFNPLQLLFFKIPLINPDRWLDRHINKLRWIWTKPVAFGLLAFLSASLVTGIAQSPAILQLGTQLWTEHRAAIVIPFVLLAMLVVSIHELGHAFTLKHYGGVVPEIGLLFMCLFPAAYTNTSDSYCLSRWQRIQVVAAGVLTQIIIAAIALWLWILAVPGSSLYIGSYLLMLAAVFTIALNLNPLAKFDGYHLAVAASGINNLRTRSFKFYQRLFQGKPKRETAADAKVLALYAPLSLFYICSVFGFLFLRLSHWTLTNIPAIALFVLTIWAIYFFLLPENS; encoded by the coding sequence ATGGTTACGTCCAGCCGCCAAAACCGCTCCCCCCAGACAGATATCGCCCCAGATTGGATTTGTCCTGATCTGCGCCCCTACTGGCAACTCGCCAAGGTAAAACAGGATACGCGGGTTGTTCTGCGTTGTCCCGAAACCGGACAGCGCCATGTCTTCTCGGAGTGGGAAGGCTTTGCCCTGCGCTACTTTCAGGGAAAATACAGCGTCAAGAATGTTCAAGAACGCTGTCAGGGAGAATTCTCCCTCGTCGATAGCCAACTGGTTGGCCACCTGATTCGTAAACTCATCCATAAAGGGATTCTCGCCCTCGACCAAATCCCCCCAGGGAATGGGCCGCGACTCAAAGCCTGCGTGCAATGGATTGATCACCCTGATGGCTATTGGGTGCTTCGTAATACCGAAGACGGAACCTATCTACAAGTCTCCCACCGAGATCAACAGGCGATCGCCGCTCGGGTTGGAGAGGGTCCCCCCGAGTCGCGGCCCATCTCACGGCCAAAATGGCAGCAACTCCTGCAAATGCTGGGCAGTACGGGAATGCTGGAGGGAACGGAACGGCAAAAACCACCCAAGGGCAAATTCAACCCCCTGCAACTGCTGTTCTTCAAAATTCCCCTGATTAACCCCGATCGCTGGCTCGATCGCCATATCAACAAACTGCGCTGGATTTGGACGAAACCCGTTGCTTTCGGGCTGCTGGCGTTTCTCAGCGCCTCCCTCGTGACAGGAATTGCCCAATCTCCTGCCATCCTACAACTGGGAACTCAACTCTGGACCGAGCATCGCGCCGCCATCGTCATTCCCTTTGTCCTCCTGGCCATGCTGGTGGTGTCCATTCACGAACTCGGTCACGCCTTTACCCTCAAACATTATGGCGGTGTCGTTCCCGAAATTGGACTCCTGTTTATGTGCCTGTTTCCCGCCGCCTACACCAACACCAGTGACTCCTACTGTCTCTCCCGCTGGCAACGGATTCAGGTGGTGGCCGCCGGAGTTCTGACTCAGATTATTATTGCGGCGATCGCCCTCTGGTTGTGGATTCTCGCCGTTCCCGGCAGTTCCCTCTATATCGGCAGCTATCTACTGATGTTGGCCGCCGTCTTCACCATCGCCCTCAACCTCAACCCCCTGGCTAAGTTCGATGGCTATCACCTGGCCGTCGCCGCCAGTGGCATCAATAACCTGCGCACACGCTCTTTTAAGTTCTATCAACGTCTATTTCAGGGTAAACCCAAACGAGAAACCGCCGCCGATGCCAAAGTTCTGGCCCTCTACGCTCCCCTAAGTTTGTTCTATATCTGTAGCGTCTTCGGCTTCCTATTTCTACGTTTGAGTCATTGGACTCTCACCAATATCCCGGCGATCGCCCTTTTTGTCTTGACAATCTGGGCGATTTATTTCTTCCTACTTCCAGAAAACAGCTAG
- a CDS encoding type II toxin-antitoxin system VapC family toxin, with the protein MNEAVYIETSILGHLTARPTNNLILAANIKITQDWWYNKRHSFTLYASELVEDEAAQGDAEIASQRLIRLEPLPFLTITREAVELAENFLNKSNLPPKAANDALHIAIATEYSLDYLLTWNCKHMANAQIQRKLAKIAADLGYELPVICTPYELLEYNEEI; encoded by the coding sequence ATGAATGAAGCCGTTTACATTGAAACCAGCATCTTGGGGCATCTAACCGCGCGACCAACAAACAACCTGATTTTGGCGGCCAACATCAAAATCACCCAAGACTGGTGGTACAACAAGCGGCACTCATTTACACTCTACGCATCAGAATTAGTTGAAGATGAAGCAGCTCAAGGAGATGCTGAGATCGCATCCCAACGACTTATACGTCTTGAACCATTACCTTTCCTAACCATAACGAGAGAAGCGGTGGAACTCGCCGAAAATTTTTTGAATAAAAGTAATTTACCTCCAAAAGCAGCTAATGATGCTTTACATATTGCGATCGCCACGGAATACAGCCTAGACTATCTTTTGACCTGGAACTGTAAACATATGGCAAATGCTCAAATTCAGCGGAAGTTGGCAAAAATCGCAGCCGATTTAGGGTATGAACTACCTGTAATTTGTACCCCTTATGAACTCCTTGAATATAACGAGGAAATTTGA
- a CDS encoding Uma2 family endonuclease: protein MIAIPHFISPQDYLDLDRQNPIRHEYRQGLVYAMTGGSDAHARIAFNLLREIDDGLGDSSCRFYGSDVKVNYQDDFFYYPDAFVTCDERDRQDRFIKRHPKLIAEVLSPSTEAFDRDLKFRDYQKLDSLEEYLLISQDSQRVEVRRRMADNTWETTIYETGDREACGNRNRIPLTSLDLDVPIERLYRGLD from the coding sequence ATGATTGCCATTCCCCACTTCATCTCTCCCCAAGATTACCTCGACCTCGATCGCCAAAACCCCATCCGCCACGAATACCGCCAGGGACTTGTCTACGCCATGACTGGCGGTAGCGACGCTCACGCGCGAATTGCCTTCAACCTACTCCGAGAAATCGACGATGGTTTAGGCGATTCCTCCTGTCGCTTCTACGGTAGTGATGTTAAAGTTAACTACCAAGATGACTTTTTTTACTACCCCGATGCCTTCGTCACCTGCGACGAACGAGACCGTCAAGACCGCTTCATCAAACGCCACCCCAAACTCATCGCTGAAGTCCTTTCACCTAGTACCGAAGCCTTTGACCGCGACCTAAAATTCCGCGACTACCAAAAACTCGATAGCCTTGAAGAATACCTCCTCATCTCCCAAGACAGCCAGCGCGTCGAAGTCCGTCGTCGCATGGCTGACAACACCTGGGAGACGACTATTTATGAAACGGGCGATCGCGAAGCGTGCGGGAACCGCAATCGCATCCCCCTCACCAGCCTCGACCTCGACGTTCCCATTGAGCGACTCTATCGCGGTCTCGATTGA
- a CDS encoding type II toxin-antitoxin system VapC family toxin, translating into MYLLDTNICIALFKNNQAAIQEFQKHFEHSYLTSIVIAELYKGVYCSKRVEQNLVNLEKFVSLLPVLDFDFIAAREFGKIQGELRRMGKPTGEIDAIIAAVARSRNFILVTDNIKHFQNIVDLKIENWLLP; encoded by the coding sequence ATGTACTTACTAGACACCAATATTTGTATTGCTTTATTCAAAAATAACCAGGCTGCTATTCAGGAATTTCAAAAACACTTTGAACATTCATATTTAACCTCAATTGTAATTGCAGAGCTATACAAAGGTGTTTACTGCTCAAAACGAGTTGAACAAAATTTAGTTAATCTGGAGAAGTTTGTCAGTCTCCTTCCTGTTCTTGATTTTGACTTCATTGCTGCTCGTGAATTTGGCAAAATCCAAGGAGAGCTAAGGCGCATGGGTAAGCCAACAGGAGAAATCGATGCAATAATTGCAGCCGTTGCAAGGTCTCGAAATTTTATTTTAGTTACAGACAATATTAAGCATTTCCAAAATATCGTTGACTTGAAAATAGAAAACTGGCTGTTGCCTTAA